In Methanocella paludicola SANAE, the sequence ACGCCGTGGTGCTCCTCCAGCTTAGGCCTGAGCGTGCCCAGCATGGCCAGCGCCTCTTCCCGGCAGGGCTCTTCGACGAGTATCGTCTCGAAACGCCTTTCAAGGGCGGGGTCGGCCTCGATGTGGCGGTGGTACTCGGCGATGGTGCTCGTCCCGATACACCGGAGTCCCCTTACGAGGTAGGGCTTGAGAATGTTCGAGGCGTCGAGCGCCGAGCCGTCGCTCCTTCCCGCGCCGACGACGGTGTGGATCTCGTCGATGAACAGTACGATGCCCGGGTCAGCGACTGCCTCGTCCAGGACGCCGGTCAGCCTCTCCTCCAGGTCTCCCCGGTACTTCGTGTTCGCCACCAGGGATGCCATGCTAAGCTGGATTATGCGCTTCCCTCCGAGCACGTGGGCATCCTTGCCCCGGGCGATGCGCATCGCGAGCGCCTCCACGACGGCCGTCTTTCCGACCCCGGCCTCCCCGATAAGCACCGGGTTATTCTTCGCCCGCCGCCCCAGCACCTGTATAAGCTGTAAAAGCTCCTTTTTTCGCTCCGAGAACGGGCCCAGCCTGCCGGCCATCGCTTCCCTCGTAAGGTCCCGGCCATGCTTTTCAAGGTATCCGCCATGCTTCAGCCCCAGCCAGTCGTTCACGGCGCTGGAGATCTCCTTCTTTTCCATGGAGCGCTGGAACTGCTTATCGCCGCCCTCCAGTATGGCTATCCACGCGTACGCGGGCTCCATCATATCTCTAAAATCGATGCCGGCGCCCGAGAGCGCCGCCTCGATGGCCGGGCCGGGGCACTCCAGGATGGCCGCCAGCAGGTGCAGGCTCGATATTTCGTTCCTGGCGTAGGAGAGCCCTCCCGCCCTCCGGAACAGCGCCTTGCACTCCTCGCTCCGGTGGAACACCCTGGGCTCCTGCGACTTATCAGCGCTTCCCAGCGCCTTCCTGACGCCGCGCCTGATCACAGCCGCCGGGGACGGCCTGTCGCACGCGCCCTCGAGCACGTTACGGATGGCGTCCATCTCAGCCTTGATAGGCCCGGGGTCCGCCGTGTCGACGGCCTTGTCCAGGCTCATGATGCCGATAAAGAGGTGCTCCTTCTCGATGACACGGCTCCTCGACCTGGAGGCCTCCTCCGCAGCGATGTCCCATGACCTGGATGCGCCCGCTGTCAGCCTTATCGTGTCCATAGTATCACTGCTTCTTATTGTTTAGTGCCCGCATGCATGCCTCGGCCACTTCGGAGGGAGTTCCCGATCGCTCGAGCGCGTTCCTGAACTTCCCCGCCGCGCCGGGCTCGCCAGGATTCAGGCGAAGCGCCGACATGTACTCGCTGATGGCGCCCTGTAGGTCTCCCATTTCATCCAGGGACAGCCCGAGCTGGTAGTGCGCCCGGGCGTTCATCGGGTCGATGCCCGTGGCGATGCGATATTCGTCCACGGCGTCGCCTATCCGTCCCGTGGCCCGGAGCGCGCTGGCCAGGTTGAAGTGCAGGACCGCGTCGTCCGGGCTCAACACTGCCGCCTTCCGGTATTCCTCGATGGCCCTGTCGAAGCAGCCCGATATCGCCAGCGCAAGGCCCAGGTTGATCCTCGCCTCCACGAATGCCGGCTTGAGCCGCAGCGCTTCCCGGTACTCCCCCATCGCGTCGCCAAGCTCTCCCCGGCAGGCGTATGATAGGCCCAGGTTGTGGTGAGCCATCGCGTACTCTGGCCTGGTGGCAAGAGCTTCCCTGTATTCCTGTATGGCGCCATCGGACTGGCCTTTCGCCATGAGGGCGGTGCCCAGGTTATTATGGGCGTCAGCCAGGCCCGGGTCGAGCCGCAGGGCTTCCCGGTACTCCCCTATGGCAGCGTCCACCTGCCCCCGGGCATCGTATGCGACTCCCATGTTGTTGTGGACCATGGCCAGGCCGGCGCCGTGCTGGCCGGCCAGCATGGGCTCTAATTTTAGCGCCTTACGGTATACCCATATGGCCTCGTCTAACAGCCCCACATTATACAGGGCCAGCCCGCGGTTATTGTAATCCCACGCGTCGGGCTCTATGCGGGAGGCGGGCGCCGGGGGCTCCATCCCGGACCGGGAGCGATAGAGGCGCTCCAGGTCAGCCCTGAGGGAACGAAAATCCCCGTACCTTTCTCCGGGCGATTTTTTCATGCACTTCCGGATGATGGGATACAGCCTGCTGTTTACTCGTGGCACCGGGGCCTTGCAGTGCATCCGCCGGTATTCGTCGATGCAGTCCGAGGCGAACGGGGCACGGCCTCCGGAGGCCATCTGGTAGAGGATGACGCCGAACCCGTAGATATCGCTCCGAAGGTCGCTCGTGCCGTCGAACTGCTCGGGCGCCATCCAGGGAAGCGTGCCCGCTATGGCGCTGCCGGGATATCCGTCCATATCGTATGAGCGTAGCGTCCCCTCCCAGAACCTGGCCAGCCCGAAGTCGGTGATCTTGAGCGTGCCGTCCTGCGATATCATGAGATTATCGGGCTTGATGTCCCGGTGGGGAGTGACGCCCTGGGAAGCGGCGTAGGCCATCCCGTCGCAGAACTGTATGGCCCACCCCAGAGACTGGATAAGAGGTATTGGGCCTTTAATGAAATGGGCGAGCGTGTTCCGCCCCATGCTATCGGGCTCAATATACTCCAGAACGATGAACAGGCGGTTATCGAGGGCCTCCACGCTGACGGCCTGGACGATGTTCGGGTGGGCGTCCAGCAGCACCCAGGCCAGCGCCTCGTGCTGAAAATTATTCTTGATACGGTCGGAGTAAAGGTATTTGTCCTGGAAGGTCTTCAGGGCGTACATCTGCCGGGCACGGCGGTCGTAGCACACGTACACGACGCCCATGCCGCTCTTCCCTTCGCCGCCCAGAACTTTATACACCACGTACTGGTCGCCTATCACCGAGCCCACCCCGATCTTCAGCTCGTCGGGAATGGCCGGCCGTGCTGTGCCTCCTTCGATCATAGAGCGCTCCAGCCTGCCCGGTACGTAAACGGTCTCCTCTCCGGCCTGCTCCGGCCTGTCGCCTAGCAATATATTACCCCAGAAGTAAAAGAAGAGCAATTAGAATAAAAAAGTTACTATAGGGATATTAAAAATAATTAAAAGAGCCGTGCGGGCTCATTTATCGAACTGCGTGGGCTTTGCGCCCCTTACGAGGGCCACTTTGCCCGTACGGACCATCTCCTTGATGCCGAAGGGCCTCATGAGCTCCTCCAGGGCGTTGATCTTGTCGGTGCTGCCCGTCACCTCGATGATTAGACTTTTAGCGCTCACGTCCACGATGCTGGCCCGGAAGATGTTCACGATCTGGATGATTTCGGCCCGAGCGGTGGGGTCGGCCGTTACCTTGAGTAGGGCCAGCTCCCGGTCGACGGACTCGAGGGGCGAGATGTCGACGACCTTGATGATGTCGATCAGCTTGTTCAACTGCTTCGTGACCTGCTCGATGACGTGCTCATCGCCATGGACTACGATGGTCATCCGGGAAATATCTGGATTCTCGGTCACGCCCACGGTGAGGCTGTCGATGTTATAGCCCCGCCGGCTGAACAGGCCGGAGACGTGGGTGAGCACGCCGGGCTTGTTGGCGACCAGCACCGAAAGGGTGTGGTAATTGTTGCCGTTGGCCATTACTTGAACCCCCTTTGCTCGACGAACTCGTTGATGGACGCGCCCGCGGGGACCATGGGGAAGACGTTCTCCTCCTTGGACACGCGGAAGTCAATGAAGACGGGCTTATCGCTCTTCATGGCCGACTTGATGGCGTCCTTCACGTCGCCCTGCTTTTCGACCCTTATTCCTACGGCATGATAGGCTTCCGCCAGTTTCACGAAGTCCGGCTGGCCGCTCATGTCCGTGTAGGAGTAGCGCCGGTTATAGAACAGCTCCTGCCACTGCCGGACCATGCCCAGGTACTCGTTGTTCAGGATGGCCACGCGCACCGGGATGTCGTTGCTCACGGCGGTCGCCAGCTCCTGAATGTTCATCTGGATGCTCCCGTCGCCGGCGATGTCCCAGACCTCATTGTCCGGGCAGCCGACCTTGGCGCCGATGGCCGCGGGGAGGCCGTAGCCCATGGTGCCCAGGCCGCCCGAGGATATGAACGTCCTGGGGCGCTTGCACTTGATGTAGTGGGCGGCCCACATCTGGTTCTGGCCCACCTCGGTGACGAATATGCCGTCTTTGACGAGCTCGTTGAGCCTCTCCACGATGCACTGGGGCTTCAGCTCGCTGCAGTCCTTATCGTAGTCGAGCGGGTACTCCTTCTTCCAGTGCTCGATCTTCTGGTTCCAGGCCGAGGACTTCGGGAGCTTTATTTTGAGGGTGGCGTTCAGCTTCTTGAGGACGGCCCTGGCGTCTCCCACGATGGGCACGTCCACCCGGACGTTCTTGCCCAGCTCCGCAGGGTCGACGTCGATGTGTATGACCCTGGCGTTCGGGGCGAAGCTCTCTAGCTTGCCCGTGACGCGGTCGTCGAACCGGGCGCCGATGGCTATGAGAAGATCGCAGTCGATGATGGCGTAATTGGCGTACCTCGTGCCATGCATGCCCAGCATGCCAAGCGACAGGGGGTGGTCTTCGGGGAAGACCCCTTTGCCCATGAGCGTCGTGGTCACCGGCGCCATGATGGTCTCCGCGAGCTGCCTGACCTCGTCGGCCGCGTTCGCCGCGATGGCGCCGCCGCCCACGTAGAGCACCGGCCTCTCCGCGCTCTCGATGAGCTGGCAGGCCTTCTTGATCTGGAGCGGGTGGCCCGCGTAGGTCGGCTTGTAGCTCTGGAGCTTGGCCTCCTTCGGGTACTCGAACTCCATCATGGCGGCCTGGACGTCCTTGGGGATGTCCACGAGGACGGGGCCCGGCCGGCCCGTTGAGGCGACGTGGAACGCCTCTTTGATCGTGAGTGGCAGCTCCTTTGCGTCCTTGATGAGGTAGTTGTGCTTCGTGATGGGAATGGTGATACCGGTGATGTCTGCCTCCTGGAAGGCATCGTTGCCGATGAGCCTCGTCGGCACCTGGCCAGTGATGGCCACCATCGGGATGGAGTCCATGTAAGCGGTAGCGATGCCCGTTACCAGGTTCGTGGCCCCCGGGCCGCTGGTGGCGAGGCATACGCCTACGCGCCCCGTGGCCCTGGCAAAGCCGTCTGCGGCGTGCGCCGCTGCTTGCTCATGCCTGACCAGTATATGGCGAATGCTCGAATCGTAGAGCTCGTCATACACGGGCAGGATCTGGCCGCCCGGATACCCGAAGATGGTATCCACGCCCTCGGCCTCGAGCGACTTTATCAGTGCCCTCGCGCCGGGGATCCTCTGGGGTGCGTTCGCGCTCACTTCTTGACCTCCTTTGTTGTGCATGGCTTGTAAGAAAATAGGGATATTAATAGTTTATCATTATTGTTCATATCAGACCCCGTGCCCTCACGGCTCCGCCGCTTTCTTTACGATGCCGTTCTTCTCTTCGATGAGGCGGTTCATCCCGTCGATGAACGCCTGGACCGAGGCCATGATGATATCGGGGCCGGCGCCGCGGGCGCTTATTACTCTGCCGTCCCGGGACATCTTGACCCACACCTCGACTAAAGCGTCCGTGCCTCCGGTGATCGCCTCGACTCGGTAGTCGTCAAGCTTTACGTCCGCTACTCCGGATATGGACCGCCTCAGGGCGTTGAGCGCCGCGTCCACGGGGCCCACGCCGACTCCGGATTCGACGACCTCCTGGCCGTCGATGGTCAGCTTGACGGAGGACGTCGGGGTCGCGTGGTTGCCCGACAGGATGGTGCAGTCAATGAGCTTAATTCTCGCCACGGTGTGGTTGCCCAGCACGCTGTCGGCGATGGACATCAGGTCCACGTCGGTGACGTGCTTGCCCATATCGCCCAGGCTCTTCACGCGCTTCGTGATCTCGTCGAGCTGGGGGCCGGTCGCGCTCAGCCCGAAGCCCTGGAGGGCCAGCTCCACGGTGGAGCGGCCGGCGTGCTTCCCGAGCATGATCTGCCGCTTTCTCCCGATCGTCTCGGGCGTGATGGGCTCGTAGGTGGCCGCGTTGGCCATCAGCCCGTGCACGTGGATGCCGGACTCGTGCATGAAGGCGTTGTCGCCCACCAGCGACTTGTTGGGTGCGACGGGGATGCCCATGAGCCGGCTGACCAGCCGCGACGCGGGATATAAATTCTCGAGGACGATGCGGGTGTTGACGCCGTATAGCGACTTGAGCACGATGGCGACCTCCTCGAGCGAGGTGTTGCCGGCCCTCTCGCCCACCCCGTTCATGGTCACGTGGGCCTGGCTCGCCCCGGCCCTGAGCGCCGCTACAGTGTTCGCAGTGGCCAGGCCGAAGTCGTCGTGGCAGTGGATGCTCACCGGGGCCTTTACGCCCGTAACGAGCTTTCGGAAGATATCGTACGTTCGCTCCGGGTTGAGGACGCCGACCGTGTCGCAGAAGCAGAGCCTGTCGGCGCCCGCCTCCACGCCCGCCCGGTAAACGTCCAGTACATAGTCCAGGTCGGCCCGGGAGGCGTCCTCGCCCGACAGTTCGACGATCAGCCCGTGCTTTTTCGCGTACTCGACCATGTCCACGGCAGTGCGCTTGACCTTCTCCCGGTCCTTCTTTAATTTCTGCGTGATGTGGAGGTCCGAGATGGGCACGACGAGGTGCACCGAGTCGACGTCGCAGTCGATGGCGTAGTCTATGTCGCTTTTGACGATGCGCGCAAAACTGCATATTTCAGCCTTCAGGCCTTCGCGGACGACGGCCCTGATGCCGTCGCGCTCCCCCTGAGAGGTGATGGCCGACCCGGCCTCGATAACGTCTACGCCGAGGGCGTCCAGATTTCGGGCGATCCAGACCTTTTTCTCCGGCTCCAGGCTGACGCCCGGGGTCTGCTCGCCGTCTCTCAACGTGGTGTCAAGGAACCTGACATCGGTGAATAAAAAGATCCCTTCTGTTTTCCATAGAAGATTCCTAAGTCGTAATCGCGCTCGTTATATTTTAACCTTTGGGTTTTTATTGGCCTGTAATCGTCGCCCAAAAGAAAGAAAATGAAAAAGAGTTAAGCCCCGTGCATGGGGAACCGTATGACGGCCTTTACACGCCCGGCCCTTTATATCTTCGGCGGCTTCGGGCCATCATCCTTCTTCTGGCCGCTCAGCCCCTCGCGCTCCCTGCGCTTGCGCTCCATCCACTCGTAAATGCCGATGGAGCCGGCGATGACCGCGATGAGCGACGAGACCGTGCCCACGCAGAGCGCGGGGTTATACATGAGTGAGACCCATGAGTCTATGGGATTTACCGTGGGGGTCGGCGTCGGCGTCGTTGTCGCCACGGATATCGACTTTATCCCGATGGCAGCGACCGTCGCGTCCCCGGTGATCTTGCCGTTCGTGGTCAGGGAGGCGGGCTGATACCCGCTGGCGCTGATGGTCATCGTGTACACGTCCGGGTACATTTTGGGAGAAGTAAAGGACCCGTCGCTTCCGGTCTTGACCGGCGGGTAGGTCTTTTCGTATGACACGGACCTGAACGTGATCGTTGCGCCCGATACCGCTTTGCCCGTGGACTCGTCAACCACGACGCCCGCAATGCTCGCGCTCTCCGGCGGAAGCGCGGAGGGTGTCGGGCTGGTGATGACCGCGATCGTCTTCGTGTACGAGTCGATGAGCGTCCCGTTCTCATAGGCTTCAAAGCCGAAGGTCACGACCTGGCCGTTCTGGGCCTCGATGGACGGCGTCGACACCGTCAACGACTCGTTGGCCCCGACCGAGATGGTCACGCTCTGCGAGCGTTCCTCAATCCAGGCGATGATGGTTATGGGCTTGCCAGTATTGGATACGGTAATGCTCTCGTGGTCAACGCTCCATCCTGCCGTGGCCGTGTTGAAGACCTTCCTCGGGGCAGGCGTCGGCACGGGAGTGGGGGTTACAGAGATGCCCGGCGTGGGCGTGATGCTCTGGTTGTCAGTGGAATTGTCGTGCCCGGCGGCGGAAGCCGAACCCATGCACGGTAATGAAATAACGATTAACAGGAGTAAGATCGTCGCAGTCTTGTAGAATTTGTGCACGTTGATCCCACCGACGCCCATCGAGCGTTTCTTTTCGCTCATAAGCATTTATTTGACTATATAGTTTTTCATTAGTAAAAATACGGAGTAAAAATAAGGAAGAAGCTCACTTTTTCTTGAGCTTCTTCATCATGTCCTCGACTTCCTTGTACCCCTTCTGGTACGACTCTTCCTCGTCGGGCTGAAGGTACTTCAGCAGCCTGAGGAACTCCCCGGCGTGGACGACCTCCTCCTCGGCGATGTCCTCCAGGACGGCCTTCGCCACTTTGTCGTCGGTCGAGTCGGCGAGCTGTCTATACAGTTGCACGGCCTCGTACTCGGCCGCGATGTCGAAGCGTATGGCCCTGACCAGCTCGTCCTTCGTCAGCTTTCTCGGGGCGTTCATGCCCGCGAATGGGTTTGCGAACTCTGGCATCTAAAAACACCTAAAATAATTATATATCTCGAAATATTTATTAGCGTTTCCTCAACTCTCTCAGGGTCTCGCGCTGCACCTGGACGATCATGTCGCTCAGGTACCCGAAAATGAATATCTGGACGCCGGTGATGGTGAGCAGCGCCGTGAGGATCGTGAGCGGAAGGTGGTTGATGCCCTTGAACCAGTCCCAGGTCACGTATGTGCCGACCGCGATGCCCGCGGCGACGAAGATGGCCCCCACGATGCTTAAGTAGAGCATGGGGTTGTACGTCTTGCCCAGCTTGTAGATGGTGTAGCCGATCTTGAAGCCGTCCTCGAGCGGGTTGAGCTTCGTCGGCGCCCCGGCGGCCCTGGCCCTGTACGAGATGGGCACCTCGAGCATCCTGAGGTCCTTCTTTATGCTTTCCACCGTGAGCTCGACCTCGATGCCGAATCCGGACTGGTTAAGGTCCATCCGCTTGATGGCCTTATTATCAAATGCCCTGTACCCGGTCAGAATGTCTTCAAGGCACACCTTATAGTCGATGTTGAACAGCTTGTTCAGCACCTTGTTCCCGAAAAGGTTCAGGCCCGTGAAGGCGCCTTTCTCGTAGTTCGCAAAGCGGTTGCCCATCACGTGATCGGCCTTGCCGGCGGCGATGGGCTCGATGAGCTTCTCCACCTCTTCGGGCAGGTACGTCCCGTCCCCGTCGATCATGACGGTGATGTCCCTGTCGATGAGCCCGAACGCCTGCTGCACCGCAGTCCCTTTCCCCTTGCCATCCTGGGAGATGACCCGGGCGCCGGCGGCCTTCGCCTCCGACACGGTATCGTCGGAGCTATTGCCGTCGATGACGAGCACGTCCTCGTAGCCAAGTGCCTTGAACCGGGCCACGAGGTCACGTATCGTCTTGCCCTCGTTCAGCGTGGGGATCAGTATGCACACATTGTCTTTCATACTAGCTTTACGTTATTTGTACGGTCGAGCCGCTCATGACGGCGCTCTCGGGCACGTCCACGGTCTTCGTGACGTTGCCCACGGTGATCATGTACTTGGTCTGGGGGAGAATGCCATACGAGTACCCGTCGCCCTTCATCTCCTCCGTCGAGTATGGCACGACGAACGAGTACGAGCCGTTATGCGCCACCGTGGACGCCGTATAATTGAACACGCGGCCGTAATCGGTCTTGAGGGTGAGCATGGCGGTGACGTTCGTGCCCTCCGGGGCGCTGCCCACTAAGGTGGCGCCGTCGACCTTCTCGAAGATCTTCACCCACTTGGCTGGCGGCCTGGCATCATAGCCATACATCGTGCCCAATGAGTCCGTCGATACGACAAAGTTACTGTACATCTGGTAGATGTCCGTGGCATTCTGCAGGTTATTGAACGACAGCGGGTTATTGTAGCCGACGTATCCCTGCTCGCGGTTGACCACCTTCAGGTTCACGTAGTACGGGCCCGCGGACTCGTACACGAGCCGGTAGTGGCTCATCTTATCCGCGTCGTGGTAGTACAGGCGGTTCATGGTGGATTTGTCCCACTTGCTCGTATCCGCCAGGATGGGCACGGTGTTGTTGTTCTGGTACATGGCGGTGCTATCCATGTAGATGAAGGTGCTGTTGGTCACGTACTCCCATCCGTCGGAATCGCCGATCCATTCCTGTATCGCCGGGAACTTGCCGGTCGCCATCTGGTTGTCGATGGCCACGTACCTGGAGCCCAGGGCGTCGAGCATCTTCACGCTCGTATCCTCGTCAATGGAGCAGAAGAACGGCGACGCTCCGGTGGTCCCGTTCTCCTCGGTGATGCCCGCCTGGAACGGGTTGGCGTTGGGTATGCGCTGGGCCACGTACTCGATCATGTGGCCGTAGTCCCACCAGCTCATGACGCCGTATGCGCTCGACGGATAATCGTATGTCTTCTTCAGCGGCGACTTATAGTACTGTCCGCTCGCATAATTGAAAGTGGAGCTTACGGTCGTGCCCTGGGGGTCGGGAGTGTGGTTCCTCATCCAGGTCAGGGCGTCGTACCACTCGTAGGCCATCCCTGACGACGCCGACTCGGCGGTCTGGAAGATGACGCCCTTGGAGTTCGCTCCCGTGGAGTCGCTCAGGGGCAGTGCGGGGTATACGGCGATAAGGCCGAATACCAGCACGATGAACACCAGCGCGAGGCTTGCGCCCATGTTCTTCTTCATGTAGCGCTGGAAGCCCTCCATGCTGTCGACCTTCTTCTTGAATCCGGCCAACAGGCCGTCCAGGTCGATGATCTGGAACATCTCGAACGCCAGGTACGCCGTCAGGAGGGCGGCGTTGACCGCGAAGTAGTATGTGAAGCGGTTCTGCGCCATGAGGGCCCAGGCCATCACGATGTTCCATATGAGGAACATGAGCTCCGCCGGGCGCTGGGTCCGGAATACCCGGACGATGAGCAGGAGCAGCCCCACGACCGCGGCCGGGAAGGCCCAGTAGTACATGGCCCATAGCGTGGCGAAGCTGACCTGGCCGGTGGACCGGTCGATGAACGTCGGGTAGGCTTCCTCGATCGTGAGCGTCCCTCCGCTGGGGATGAGCTGGGTCATGCTGTACTGGAGGATGCCGAAGAGGCCCGGAACGATGAGGTATACCAGGATGATGCCGATGGCGGCGATCCCGACGATGGCCACAGGGAACGCCCATTTCTCCGATTTGCTCTCCTTCAGGGCGCGGGCCACGCCATATTCGACGCACACGCCGGCGAAGGCGAATATGAACAGCAGGGGCTGCGTGAGCGAATAGTACACTGCCTGGAACGTCATGTTGGACACGGAGTAGGGCAGCACCATGAGCACCGGTATAAGGAAGACGAGGGCGGCCAGTATGACCAGGTAGTCAAGCGAGCGGCCCCTGTAGTTGTCTATGAACGCCTGTAGCGTGAAGTATACGAACAGGCCGAACGCGAGCAGGAGGGCGCCGATCCAGTTTAGCAGGTAGCAGCCCATGAATATGCCCGCAAGGGCGCCGTAGACCAGAGGCATCTTGAGCGAGCCCCAGTCCTTGTTCTTGATCTGCTCCAGGCTGAGTTTCGACGTTCTCGCGGCATCCAGGGCGTAGACGAGGCATGCGACGGTGCACGCCATGAACAGCACTTCCGCGATGTGGTGGTCGAAAGAGCCCAGCATTGACCGGTAGAAGAAGGCGCCGGGCATGAACGCGATGGCCAGGGCGCCGATGAGCCCCGCCGGCCTGCCGAACAGCTTCTTGCCGATGTAGTAGACCGGGATGATGACCAGGGTGCCCAGCACCGCCGGATAGTAGGCGGCCACGGCCTGGATGAGCGAATCGCCCGGGTTCCCCAGGCCTAAGATGAGAAGCAATGCCGCCGGTATGAGCTCGAAGAGCGGCCCGAAGTGGATGGTATTGCCGTAGGGGAAGTGGGTGAACGGGTCATATAATATCCTGAACGGGAAGTGCTCCAGCGTGTTATACAGCAGCCTCATGTGGTAGACGCCGTCGTCCGCGGCGATGTTGGCGTAGGTGGAGCCGTTGAGCCACCCCCAGTTGGTGAAAACCGCGGCGTGGACGGGCACGGTCCTGATGTAGAACATGACGCCCATTAAAATTATAATGGCTATAGTGAATATCGTGAAGTTTGACTTTATGAAGCCGACCGCCCTGTCGGCGAAGCTTGCCTGTTTTACCGGCTCCGGGGTTGCCAGCTCTGCCGTTTGCATGCCGTTTGTCGGTTTATCCGCCGGTACCGCCTGCTCGACGACAGGCTTCTGGGGGACCGCCTTTTCCTGCTCGGCGGCCTTTTGCGTTGATTTCAATGCCTTCTTCCCTTTCGATGGTTTTGCCATCCGCTCACCTTCCGTGGATAGATTATGGGGTGAATGAGCACCATTTTACATATACCTTTCGTACAATGAGGTTGACGTGCTTGTGCTCGCCGCTTTTTATGCTTAAAATATAGGTCGGGCCTCATCATTTAAACTTTATCGTGATATCGTCCAACCGGCCGCAGCGTGGAGATGAGGGCCCCGTATTTTTCCCTGATCGTGTCCCAGCCGCGCTTCGGAGGCTCGTACGGTCCCGGCTTTTCGGCGTACACCCGCACGAGGGCGTCCCTGATCGCGCCCACATCGCCGGGAGGCACGAACAACGTGCCCGCGTAGTCGGCCATGGATTCCTCGAGCCCTCCCACCTTTGACACGACGATGGGCTTGCCGAAGGCCATGGCAATGTGGGCGACGCCGCTCTGCGATGCCCTCAGGTATGGCAGCGACACCACGTCCGCCGCGTTGAAGTATAGCGGAATGGAATCGTCCGGGATATAGGAGTCCACGAGCGTGATGCGGTCCCGGTAGGGGCTGCTCGCGATGGCCTGCGTGACCGCCTCCCTGTCCTCCCATATCTCCCCGGCGATCAGGAGCCTGGAGCTGTTCGCGATATCGGCCGGCATGTCGCCGAAGGCCTTAATGAGGTTAGGTATGCCCTTGTAGGGGCGGATGAGCCCGAACGTCAGGATCACGTATTCGCTGTCCAGCCCGAGCTTTTGCCGGGCCTCTGCCTGCGGCACCTGCCTGTACTGGTCATACAGGCCGTGCGGGATGACCTGCACTTTCTCCTCGGGTATGCGGTACTTTGAGACGACGAGCTTTTTATCCGACTCGGAGTGGGTCACGTATTGCGCGGCCCTTCTCACCAGGAGCCGGCCCATGGCCCGGGAGTATAGCCTTATGGGCAGGATGGACTCCTCGAGCGGGTCGACGACCTCGTGGAACTCGAGCACGGTCTTCGCCCTGGTGGAAAAAAGGCTTATGATGAGATGCATGTGTGCTACCGATGAGGTCCACCACTGGAGGATGACCACGTCGGGGGCTTCTCGCTTTAAGAACTGGTACGCGCCATACCATGTCAGCGGGTTGTTGTAGTCCATGCCGTTGAAGACCTTTACATCGCTTCGGTAGTCCAGGTCGGAGAGGTCCTTGCCCACGTGCTTGCTCCCGGGGAACATGAACTTCGGCAATAGATCCCTGAAATTGACGACCGAGACGCCGTAGCCGTCGGCGAGCGAGTTCGCCAGGCGTATCGTATAATAGCTGATGCCGCTCAGGAACTTTTTCGAGGGACCCACGATGCAGATTTTGGTCATAGGCGCTTCAAAGGCGTCTATCCGCCCTGCCGATATAAATAACTTTATTACTTCGTCGAAGCGCCCGCCTCAAGAAAATATATTTATGGGCGCCGGGCAATGGTAAGCCAGTAGTTGAGGCATCGGATGAGGATAGCGCAGGTATGCCCGCGGTACAGGCCTTACATCGGAGGCGTCGAGACGCACGTGGAGGAGCTGAGCAGGCGCCTTGTACGCCTGGGGCACGAGGTCACGGTCATTTCGACGGACCCTTCGGGTAAGCTTCCGGCGTCCGAGGTCATCGATGGAGTGAAGGCCGTGCGTTTCCCCGCCTTCGCGCCGGGCGACGCATACTATCTTTCATCG encodes:
- a CDS encoding carboxypeptidase-like regulatory domain-containing protein; amino-acid sequence: MSEKKRSMGVGGINVHKFYKTATILLLLIVISLPCMGSASAAGHDNSTDNQSITPTPGISVTPTPVPTPAPRKVFNTATAGWSVDHESITVSNTGKPITIIAWIEERSQSVTISVGANESLTVSTPSIEAQNGQVVTFGFEAYENGTLIDSYTKTIAVITSPTPSALPPESASIAGVVVDESTGKAVSGATITFRSVSYEKTYPPVKTGSDGSFTSPKMYPDVYTMTISASGYQPASLTTNGKITGDATVAAIGIKSISVATTTPTPTPTVNPIDSWVSLMYNPALCVGTVSSLIAVIAGSIGIYEWMERKRREREGLSGQKKDDGPKPPKI
- the aglJ gene encoding S-layer glycoprotein N-glycosyltransferase AglJ, whose translation is MKDNVCILIPTLNEGKTIRDLVARFKALGYEDVLVIDGNSSDDTVSEAKAAGARVISQDGKGKGTAVQQAFGLIDRDITVMIDGDGTYLPEEVEKLIEPIAAGKADHVMGNRFANYEKGAFTGLNLFGNKVLNKLFNIDYKVCLEDILTGYRAFDNKAIKRMDLNQSGFGIEVELTVESIKKDLRMLEVPISYRARAAGAPTKLNPLEDGFKIGYTIYKLGKTYNPMLYLSIVGAIFVAAGIAVGTYVTWDWFKGINHLPLTILTALLTITGVQIFIFGYLSDMIVQVQRETLRELRKR
- a CDS encoding (R)-citramalate synthase produces the protein MFLFTDVRFLDTTLRDGEQTPGVSLEPEKKVWIARNLDALGVDVIEAGSAITSQGERDGIRAVVREGLKAEICSFARIVKSDIDYAIDCDVDSVHLVVPISDLHITQKLKKDREKVKRTAVDMVEYAKKHGLIVELSGEDASRADLDYVLDVYRAGVEAGADRLCFCDTVGVLNPERTYDIFRKLVTGVKAPVSIHCHDDFGLATANTVAALRAGASQAHVTMNGVGERAGNTSLEEVAIVLKSLYGVNTRIVLENLYPASRLVSRLMGIPVAPNKSLVGDNAFMHESGIHVHGLMANAATYEPITPETIGRKRQIMLGKHAGRSTVELALQGFGLSATGPQLDEITKRVKSLGDMGKHVTDVDLMSIADSVLGNHTVARIKLIDCTILSGNHATPTSSVKLTIDGQEVVESGVGVGPVDAALNALRRSISGVADVKLDDYRVEAITGGTDALVEVWVKMSRDGRVISARGAGPDIIMASVQAFIDGMNRLIEEKNGIVKKAAEP
- a CDS encoding acetolactate synthase large subunit: MSANAPQRIPGARALIKSLEAEGVDTIFGYPGGQILPVYDELYDSSIRHILVRHEQAAAHAADGFARATGRVGVCLATSGPGATNLVTGIATAYMDSIPMVAITGQVPTRLIGNDAFQEADITGITIPITKHNYLIKDAKELPLTIKEAFHVASTGRPGPVLVDIPKDVQAAMMEFEYPKEAKLQSYKPTYAGHPLQIKKACQLIESAERPVLYVGGGAIAANAADEVRQLAETIMAPVTTTLMGKGVFPEDHPLSLGMLGMHGTRYANYAIIDCDLLIAIGARFDDRVTGKLESFAPNARVIHIDVDPAELGKNVRVDVPIVGDARAVLKKLNATLKIKLPKSSAWNQKIEHWKKEYPLDYDKDCSELKPQCIVERLNELVKDGIFVTEVGQNQMWAAHYIKCKRPRTFISSGGLGTMGYGLPAAIGAKVGCPDNEVWDIAGDGSIQMNIQELATAVSNDIPVRVAILNNEYLGMVRQWQELFYNRRYSYTDMSGQPDFVKLAEAYHAVGIRVEKQGDVKDAIKSAMKSDKPVFIDFRVSKEENVFPMVPAGASINEFVEQRGFK
- a CDS encoding ferritin family protein translates to MPEFANPFAGMNAPRKLTKDELVRAIRFDIAAEYEAVQLYRQLADSTDDKVAKAVLEDIAEEEVVHAGEFLRLLKYLQPDEEESYQKGYKEVEDMMKKLKKK